The following are from one region of the Salvia hispanica cultivar TCC Black 2014 chromosome 1, UniMelb_Shisp_WGS_1.0, whole genome shotgun sequence genome:
- the LOC125218556 gene encoding AAA-ATPase At3g28580-like: MKFLESLVAQIGSLILIISALERFIPAQFWTTIETYFRKLTFLLNPYVEITFDEFPIDVYGRSKAYACIEAYLGTNFSGKAARLKAALPGKGQGVALRMDDYQEINHVYKGVKVFWMRNTSYPRNSVISFKNSIDEKRAYILSFRRKDRDVVLGSYLSHVLAEGKAISKRGRKQRLYTNVSGDDWGSDGKMMWRSVGFEHPATFDTLAMDPKKKKDIVDDLSEFTKAQDYYMKIGKPWKRGYLLYGPPGTGKSTMIAAIANFLRYDIYDLELTAVVDNTDLRKLLIEISKRAIVVIEDIDCSLQITGKRKEANKDDPKPEDAIKKARNGGEDEKEESKVTLSGLLNFMDGLWSASGGERIFIFTTNHVDKIDEALIRRGRMDKHIEMSYCCFEAFRVLAKNYLGLDSHEDFEGVRRLLSDIEITTADVAESLVPKSPEMGADECLENLMEALRKRKRKKKEAENIGGDGEEMGEGEKIGGDVEEKERRRGEVLRRIRKQIMRLVAEK, from the exons atgaaatttctAGAATCTCTAGTAGCTCAAATAGGAAGCCTAATCCTCATAATCAGCGCCCTAGAAAGATTCATCCCTGCCCAATTTTGGACCACAATCGAAACATATTTCCGAAAATTAACCTTCCTCTTAAACCCCTACGTCGAGATCACCTTCGACGAGTTCCCAATAGATGTGTACGGCCGGAGCAAGGCCTACGCGTGCATAGAGGCGTACCTTGGCACCAATTTCTCGGGCAAGGCTGCGCGCCTCAAGGCTGCCCTGCCCGGAAAGGGCCAGGGCGTCGCATTGAGAATGGACGACTACCAAGAGATCAACCATGTTTATAAAGGGGTGAAGGTTTTTTGGATGAGGAACACGAGCTATCCTAGGAATAGTGTGATTAGTTTCAAGAATAGTATTGATGAGAAGAGGGCTTATATCTTGTCGTTTCGACGGAAGGACCGCGACGTCGTGCTCGGGTCTTATCTTAGCCATGTGTTGGCCGAGGGGAAGGCGATCAG TAAGCGTGGTAGGAAGCAAAGGCTGTACACGAACGTGAGCGGGGACGACTGGGGAAGCGACGGGAAGATGATGTGGCGGAGTGTCGGATTCGAGCACCCGGCAACGTTCGACACGTTGGCTATGGATcccaaaaagaagaaggacaTTGTGGATGACTTGAGTGAGTTTACTAAGGCTCAAGATTACTATATGAAAATTGGGAAGCCATGGAAACGTGGGTATTTGCTCTATGGCCCACCGGGAACTGGGAAATCGACGATGATCGCCGCCATAGCCAACTTTCTTCGTTATGACATCTATGATCTTGAGCTCACTGCGGTTGTGGATAACACCGATTTGAGGAAATTACTCATTGAGATTTCCAAAAg GGCGATTGTAGTGATTGAAGACATAGACTGTTCCCTACAAATCACCggcaaaagaaaagaagcaaACAAGGACGACCCGAAACCGGAGGACGCGATCAAGAAAGCCCGAAACGGGGGCGAGGACGAGAAAGAGGAGAGCAAAGTCACCCTCTCCGGCCTCCTCAACTTCATGGACGGCCTGTGGTCTGCCAGCGGCGGCGAGAGGATCTTCATCTTCACGACCAACCACGTCGACAAGATCGACGAGGCCCTCATCCGGAGGGGCCGGATGGACAAGCACATCGAGATGTCCTACTGCTGCTTCGAGGCCTTTAGAGTCCTCGCCAAGAACTACCTCGGCCTCGACTCGCACGAGGACTTCGAGGGCGTGAGGCGTTTGTTATCGGATATCGAGATCACCACCGCTGACGTGGCGGAGAGTTTGGTGCCGAAGTCGCCGGAGATGGGGGCGGATGAGTGTTTGGAGAATTTGATGGAAGCAttgaggaagaggaagaggaagaagaaggaagcGGAGAATATTGGTGGAGATGGTGAGGAAATGGGAGAAGGGGAGAAGATAGGGGGAGATGTGGAGGAGAAAGAGAGGCGGCGCGGGGAGGTTTTGCGGCGGATTAGGAAACAGATAATGCGACTTGTTGCGGAGAAATAA
- the LOC125218600 gene encoding non-specific lipid-transfer protein 1-like: MKLFCSVLIAAALIAAFAPLSQAAISCTAVISYVRPCDPYVKGTGPIGSCCSGARRLNAAARTTSDRQSVCNCLKSITRTGYSQASFSRAEGIPRLCGINIPYRISPSTDCTKVR, encoded by the exons ATGAAGCTATTTTGCTCGGTGCTCATCGCGGCCGCACTGATCGCGGCCTTTGCTCCCCTGAGCCAGGCCGCGATCAGTTGCACTGCGGTGATTTCATACGTCAGGCCATGCGACCCCTATGTGAAAGGAACGGGTCCGATAGGGTCCTGCTGCAGCGGCGCAAGACGTCTTAACGCCGCTGCCAGGACGACTTCAGACAGGCAGAGCGTCTGCAACTGCCTGAAATCCATCACGAGGACGGGATACTCCCAAGCCAGCTTTAGCCGGGCCGAAGGCATCCCCCGACTATGCGGTATCAACATTCCGTACAGGATCAGCCCTTCCACTGACTGCACCAA GGTGAGGTGA